A genomic window from Solanum dulcamara chromosome 11, daSolDulc1.2, whole genome shotgun sequence includes:
- the LOC129872898 gene encoding pentatricopeptide repeat-containing protein At5g39980, chloroplastic: MSSLLLSASSSNYCLPFSQPYRITILLHYTKRKPLRTHFILLSLSATSSTKDVWRKTTPPFSPSQHRPYRRRLQSNSYLDHSVDMDDLLSSIGQTTNEHELFALMSPYKGRNLSMRFMVTLLSRESDWQRSLALLDWINEVALYTPSVFAYNVALRNVLRAKQWQLAYGLFDEMRQRALSPDRYTYSTLITYFGKEGLFDDALSWLQKMEQDHVSGDLVLYCNLIELSRKLCDYSKAISIFSRLKTSGITPDLVAYNTMINVFGKAKLFREAQLLVKEMRSLGILPDTVSYSTLLTMYVENQKFLEALSVFSEMNEVKCPLDLTTCNIMIDVYGQLDMAKEADRLFWSMRKMGIEPNVVSYNTLLRVYGEAELFGEAIHLFRLMQRKSIEQNVVTYNTMIKIYGKTLEHEKANNLIQEMQNIGIEPNTITYSTIISIWGKVGKLDRAAMLFQKLRSSGVEIDQVLYQTMIVAYERAGLVAHAKRLLHELKRPDNIPRATAITILAGSGRIEEATWVFRQAFDAGELKDIAVFECMIELYSRNRKYTNLIEVFEKMRGAGYFPNSNVIALVLNAYGKLQEFEKADMVYKEMHEEGCVFFDEVHFQMLSLYGARRNYEMVETLYEMLDSDPNVNKKELHLVVAGIYEKANRVNDASRIVNRMTYRGTM; encoded by the coding sequence ATGTCCTCTCTTTTGCTCTCCGCTTCTTCTTCCAATTACTGCCTTCCATTTTCTCAACCATATCGAATCACTATCCTCTTACATTACACCAAACGCAAACCACTCAGAACCCATTTCATCCTCCTTTCTCTCTCCGCCACTTCATCCACAAAAGATGTCTGGAGAAAGACAACGCCGCCGTTTTCGCCTTCCCAGCACCGTCCGTACCGCCGGAGACTGCAGTCAAACTCGTACTTGGACCACAGCGTTGACATGGATGATTTGTTATCTTCAATTGGACAGACGACTAACGAGCACGAACTGTTTGCGTTAATGTCGCCTTATAAAGGTAGAAATCTTTCGATGCGGTTCATGGTCACGTTACTCTCACGTGAGTCTGATTGGCAGCGCTCGCTAGCTTTGCTTGATTGGATTAATGAAGTAGCTCTTTACACTCCCTCTGTGTTTGCGTACAATGTTGCATTGCGCAATGTACTACGGGCGAAGCAGTGGCAGCTTGCATATGGGCTGTTTGATGAAATGCGTCAAAGAGCTTTGTCACCTGATAGGTATACTTACTCTACTCTCATTACCTACTTTGGAAAAGAAGGGTTGTTTGATGATGCCTTATCTTGGCTTCAGAAGATGGAACAGGATCATGTGTCTGGTGATCTTGTTCTGTACTGTAATTTGATCGAATTGTCAAGAAAGCTGTGTGATTATTCTAAAGCAATTTCGATTTTTTCTAGACTGAAAACATCAGGGATTACTCCTGATCTTGTTGCTTACAATACAATGATTAATGTGTTTGGAAAAGCAAAGCTTTTTCGCGAAGCTCAATTATTGGTCAAAGAGATGAGGTCACTAGGTATTTTGCCGGATACAGTGAGTTACTCAACTCTTTTGACTATGTATGTTGAGAACCAAAAGTTTTTGGAGGCTCTATCTGTTTTCTCCGAGATGAATGAGGTGAAGTGCCCTCTTGATCTCACAACTTGTAATATAATGATTGATGTTTATGGACAGCTTGATATGGCCAAGGAAGCAGATAGATTGTTTTGGAGTATGAGGAAAATGGGAATTGAACCAAATGTTGTCAGCTACAATACCCTTCTTAGGGTTTATGGTGAGGCTGAGCTTTTCGGGGAAGCTATACATTTGTTTAGGTTGATGCAGAGGAAAAGTATTGAACAAAATGTTGTCACTTACAACACCATGATTAAGATTTATGGAAAGACACTGGAACATGAGAAAGCCAATAATCTTATTCAGGAAATGCAGAATATAGGAATTGAGCCAAATACTATTACCTACTCAACCATAatatctatatggggtaaagTGGGAAAACTAGATCGAGCTGCTATGTTATTCCAGAAGCTGAGGAGTTCTGGAGTTGAAATTGATCAGGTCCTATACCAGACCATGATTGTAGCATATGAGAGAGCTGGTTTGGTTGCTCATGCTAAACGTTTGTTGCATGAGTTGAAGCGCCCTGACAATATTCCTAGAGCAACTGCAATAACGATTCTTGCTGGATCTGGACGAATAGAGGAAGCTACATGGGTGTTCAGACAAGCTTTTGATGCTGGAGAGTTGAAGGATATTGCAGTTTTTGAGTGTATGATAGAGTTATATTCCAGAAATAGGAAGTACACTAATCTCATTGAGGTATTCGAGAAGATGAGAGGAGCAGGGTATTTTCCTAATTCTAATGTGATTGCCCTAGTCCTTAACGCCTATGGGAAGTTGCAGGAGTTTGAAAAAGCAGACATGGTATATAAAGAGATGCATGAAGAGGGATGTGTTTTCTTTGATGAAGTTCACTTTCAAATGCTAAGTCTTTATGGTGCTAGAAGGAATTATGAGATGGTTGAGACACTATATGAGATGCTAGACTCTGATCCTAATGTTAACAAGAAAGAGTTGCATCTTGTTGTTGCTGGCATTTATGAAAAAGCAAACAGAGTGAATGATGCATCTCGAATTGTAAATCGGATGACTTATAGAGGAACTATGTGA
- the LOC129872780 gene encoding LOB domain-containing protein 27-like, whose product MSRVSCAACKYQRRKCTPQCVLAPYFPANQPKKFQNAHRLFGVRNIVKTLEQLEDEDQKADAMKSIIFESDMREKFPVYGCVECISYLRQQLQITLQELQYVHAQLEIYRQQHSSESSVGNVGNGMLMLPYFSSTEGESTTQGATYPNPNFD is encoded by the coding sequence ATGAGTCGAGTATCTTGCGCTGCATGTAAATATCAAAGAAGAAAATGCACTCCTCAATGTGTTTTAGCTCCTTATTTTCCAGCGAATCAGCccaaaaaattccaaaatgCGCATCGCCTCTTCGGTGTACGTAACATCGTGAAAACATTGGAGCAATTGGAAGATGAAGATCAAAAAGCAGacgccatgaaatccataattttCGAGTCTGATATGAGGGAGAAGTTCCCTGTTTATGGATGTGTGGAGTGTATTTCTTATCTTCGCCAACAATTGCAGATTACTTTACAAGAACTTCAGTATGTACATGCTCAACTTGAAATCTATAGACAACAACATTCTAGTGAAAGTTCTGTTGGCAATGTTGGCAATGGAATGTTGATGCTACCATATTTTTCTAGTACTGAAGGGGAATCCACTACTCAAGGAGCCACATATCCTAATCCTAATTTTGACTAA
- the LOC129872899 gene encoding AAA-ATPase At3g28510-like — translation MAASLTELGSKLAGLMFIWGTIQQFFPYPLRKRIEYLWNRVENYFYPYVQITIDEFSNGKINEIYSQINSYLGTKSVKKDAKFLKVEKSKNSKSFAVSLDEGEEITDEFQGAKLYWRNYTEKLSDDFSGQRSSRSNSVPMEKKSYRITFNQRHREIVTGKYLNHVMEEGKAIQFQNRKQKIYSNNCSEDWYWYGKGMWRDINFEHPATFDTLAMDPKKKAEIINDLVAFSKGKDYYSKVGKAWKRGYLLYGPPGTGKSTMIAAIANYLNYDIYDLELTSVKDNSGLKKLLMETTSKSIIVIEDIDCSIDLTGKRKKKKKKEKETTSEDQEEDSDSSTEKESTENKETGKLTLSGLLNFIDGIWSACGQERIIIFTTNHKDKLDPALIRRGRMDMHIEMSYCRYEAFKVLAKNYLNLETHTLFQQIEGLLGEVDMSPCDVAEHLMLKNASGGPQICLDNLIQALKEAKIKANKDSKESKEKAKQNSKKIKKFSVKFVKSFSSVQKLFS, via the coding sequence aTGGCAGCATCATTGACTGAATTAGGGTCGAAGCTTGCTGGACTGATGTTCATTTGGGGCACAATTCAGCAATTCTTCCCCTATCCACTCCGCAAGCGCATTGAATACTTATGGAACAGAGTGGAAAATTACTTCTACCCTTATGTACAAATTACCATTGATGAATTCTCCAATGGTAAGATCAACGAAATCTACAGTCAGATCAACTCTTATTTGGGTACTAAGTCTGTCAAAAAGGATGCTAAGTTTCTCAAAGTTGAAAAGTCTAAGAACAGCAAGTCTTTTGCTGTTAGCTTGGATGAAGGAGAAGAAATTACTGATGAATTTCAAGGTGCTAAACTCTATTGGCGCAATTACACGGAAAAATTATCTGATGATTTTTCAGGCCAGCGGTCTAGCCGGTCTAATTCCGTTCCTATGGAAAAGAAAAGTTACAGAATAACTTTCAATCAACGACACAGAGAAATTGTTACCGGAAAATACTTGAACCATGTCATGGAGGAAGGCAAGGCAATTCAGTTCCAGAACAGGAAACAGAAGATCTACTCAAACAATTGTAGTGAGGATTGGTATTGGTATGGTAAAGGTATGTGGAGGGATATCAATTTTGAGCACCCTGCAACATTTGATACTCTGGCTATGGACCCTAAGAAGAAAGCGGAAATAATCAACGATCTCGTTGCGTTCAGCAAGGGGAAGGATTATTATTCCAAGGTCGGAAAGGCGTGGAAGCGCGGCTATCTTCTTTATGGTCCACCAGGAACTGGAAAATCAACTATGATTGCAGCAATTGCGAATTACTTGaactatgatatttatgatcTTGAGCTCACCTCTGTTAAGGATAACTCCGGGCTTAAGAAATTGCTCATGGAAACAACTAGCAAGTCCATCATTGTCATTGAAGATATCGATTGCTCTATCGATCTCACTggcaagagaaagaagaaaaagaaaaaggaaaaggaaacaaCCAGTGAAGATCAGGAAGAGGATTCGGACTCGTCTACAGAAAAAGAAAGTACTGAAAACAAGGAAACGGGCAAACTCACACTTTCGGGGCTGTTGAATTTCATTGACGGAATATGGTCAGCTTGTGGTCAAGAGAGGATTATTATATTTACCACAAATCACAAGGACAAACTTGATCCAGCTCTAATTCGTCGAGGACGTATGGATATGCACATTGAAATGTCTTATTGCAGATATGAAGCATTCAAAGTGTTGGCTAAGAATTACTTGAATTTGGAAACACACACTTTGTTTCAACAGATTGAAGGTTTATTAGGGGAAGTAGACATGAGTCCTTGTGACGTGGCTGAGCACTTGATGCTCAAGAATGCTTCAGGAGGGCCTCAAATTTGCTTGGATAACTTAATTCAAGCTTTGAAGGAAGCCAAGATAAAGGCAAATAAAGATTCAAAAGAATCCAAGGAAAAAGCCAAGCAGAATTCCAAGAAAATTAAGAAGTTCTCCGTAAAATTTGTCAAAAGTTTTAGCAGTGTACAAAAGTTATTCAGTTGA
- the LOC129875155 gene encoding uncharacterized protein LOC129875155: MEFFNRAKVVRLKGHLGKYLVADDDEKTVRQSRNGSSKKARWMVEMVQGNPHLIRLRSCNDKYLSASEEAFLLGMTGNRVLQALPDSATDGSIEWEPIKEGYQVKLRTRGCKFLRANGATPPWRNSVTHDLPHRTATQDWVLWDVDVIDISVLDSQSLQSYPSTLSSFSSFADDDFIDYSNIHRSVSEIPSCPSISSDRSSYSSSRQNGMEFFDRAKAVRLQSHLGKYLLADEDEQTVRQSRNGSSHKARWIVELVAGKNNLIRLKSCYGLYLTATEQPFLLGMTGKKVLQTLSTKNMDGSIEWEPIKEGFHVKLRTNEGKYLRANGATPPWRNSVTHDVLNRTATQDWVMWGVEVDVTISDTTESMSSCLSSTLSFNSVLDNYTNSPDIGSPNVVTYQSMRSMNTLVNQNSGMEFFQKAKSVRLKSRHAKFLLADPDQETVYQDRHGTSKSAKWTIEFPEEIENVIRLKSCYGKYLTATDDQFLLGVTGSKVIQSLPRKLDSSIEWEPMKDGFLVKLKTRYGNYLRANGGLPPWRNSITHDIPHRHHDWILWEVDIVEILPESEYIAHSERLDNDSSSSFHFTSPTYSGSESRDAFDASTVKSEGRLIYYHVADENGNANDAVEGPSFHFKGHGLEELTQKLEEITGLENISVCSRNKFNGNLYPLRLALPPNNADMNVVVVPASAKS, translated from the exons atggAGTTCTTCAACAGAGCTAAAGTTGTTAGGCTCAAAGGACATCTAGGCAAGTACCTTGTCGCCGATGATGACGAAAAAACTGTCCGTCAAAGCCGTAACGGGTCATCAAAAAAGGCACGTTGGATGGTCGAAATGGTCCAGGGCAATCCTCACCTCATTCGTCTCAGGAGTTGCAATGACAAATACCTCTCAGCTTCTGAGGAGGCTTTCCTTCTTGGCATGACGGGTAATAGAGTACTCCAAGCATTACCAGATAGCGCGACGGATGGTTCAATTGAATGGGAACCAATAAAGGAAGGATATCAAGTGAAATTAAGGACAAGAGGATGCAAATTCTTAAGGGCTAATGGAGCAACACCCCCTTGGAGAAATTCTGTAACTCATGATTTACCTCATAGAACTGCTACACAAGATTGGGTATTATGGGATGTAGATGTGATTGATATATCTGTACTGGACTCTCAATCTTTACAGAGTTATCCTTCAACTCTATCAAGCTTTTCTTCTTTTGCAGATGATGATTTTATAGATTATTCAAACATTCATCGCTCTGTTTCTGAAATTCCCAGCTGCCCATCAATTTCATCCGATCGTTCTTCTTATTCAAGTTCCAGACAG AATGGCATGGAATTCTTCGATAGAGCTAAAGCAGTTAGACTTCAGAGCCACCTCGGAAAGTACCTACTGGCTGATGAAGATGAACAAACTGTTCGACAGAGTAGAAATGGATCATCGCACAAGGCGCGATGGATAGTCGAATTAGTTGCAGGAAAAAACAATTTAATTAGACTAAAAAGCTGTTATGGTCTGTATCTGACAGCAACTGAGCAGCCATTTCTTCTGGGGATGACTGGTAAAAAAGTTCTTCAAACTCTTTCAACAAAGAATATGGATGGGTCGATTGAATGGGAGCCAATAAAAGAAGGATTTCATGTGAAGCTTAGAACAAATGAAGGGAAATATTTGAGGGCTAATGGAGCTACACCACCTTGGAGAAATTCTGTAACACATGATGTTCTTAACAGGACAGCTACTCAAGATTGGGTTATGTGGGGAGTAGAAGTGGATGTTACTATTTCAGATACTACTGAATCAATGTCAAGTTGTTTATCGTCTACATTGAGTTTTAATTCTGTGCTTGATAATTATACGAATTCTCCTGATATTGGATCGCCAAACGTTGTAACCTATCAGTCCATGAGGTCTATGAACACACTCGTAAATCAG AATTCTGGGATGGAATTCTTCCAGAAAGCCAAATCCGTTAGGCTAAAAAGCCGCCATGCCAAATTCTTATTAGCGGACCCTGATCAAGAAACCGTGTACCAAGATCGTCATGGAACTTCCAAGAGTGCAAAATGGACAATTGAATTCCCCGAAGAAATCGAAAATGTCATCAGGTTGAAGAGTTGCTATGGAAAATATTTAACAGCCACAGATGATCAATTCCTTCTTGGTGTCACAGGTAGCAAAGTTATTCAGAGTTTGCCTAGAAAGTTGGATTCCTCAATTGAGTGGGAACCAATGAAGGATGGATTCCTCGTGAAGCTTAAAACCAGATATGGAAATTATCTACGCGCAAATGGTGGATTACCCCCTTGGCGAAATTCAATTACACATGACATACCTCATAGACATCACGATTGGATCTTATGGGAAGTGGATATTGTTGAAATACTGCCCGAATCAGAATATATTGCACACTCAGAACGATTGGACAATGATTCCAGCTCTTCTTTTCATTTTACATCCCCTACATATTCCGGGAGTGAG TCAAGAGATGCATTCGATGCTTCCACGGTGAAGTCTGAAGGTCGGTTGATCTATTACCATGTGGCGGATGAAAATGGAAATGCAAATGATGCAGTGGAAGGGCCATCTTTTCACTTCAAAGGGCATGGGCTAGAGGAGCTGACTCAAAAATTGGAGGAAATAACAGGGCTGGAGAATATTTCTGTCTGTTCGCGCAACAAGTTCAATGGAAATCTATATCCTCTCCGTTTAGCATTGCCACCAAACAATGCGGATATGAATGTTGTGGTAGTTCCTGCATCAGCCAAAAGTTAA
- the LOC129873802 gene encoding thaumatin-like protein, with amino-acid sequence MKITMSFSRISFALQLFFICHFITSGKLREVEGCTIYISNKCPFPIWPATAPNTGHPVLANGGFYLPPGKIRPVVAPGDWSGRIWARTGCNFDVPSNHKPACETGDCDGKLECEGTIGLPPATLVEMTIQYDKRQLSFYDVSLVDGYNLPVSVTSYKPASSKCFIRGCTKNLKDTCPIELQVVNGEGQVVACKSACLGFNLDSFCCRNKYESPEKCKPSVYSSLFKKACPSYVTYAFDTPSPVVSCSSDQLVITFCPDKWGTEHSSA; translated from the exons atgaaaattacGATGAGTTTTTCACGGATATCTTTTGCTCTCCAACTCTTCTTTATATGCCACTTCATTACATCAG GTAAACTTAGAGAGGTGGAGGGATGCACTATTTACATTAGTAACAAATGCCCCTTCCCTATATGGCCAGCAACAGCCCCAAACACGGGCCATCCAGTTTTAGCAAACGGTGGCTTCTATCTTCCGCCGGGTAAAATTCGCCCAGTTGTAGCCCCGGGGGATTGGAGTGGACGTATTTGGGCTCGAACCGGCTGCAATTTTGACGTACCCTCCAATCACAAACCAGCATGTGAAACTGGTGATTGTGATGGAAAACTCGAATGTGAAGGAACTATAGGCCTTCCTCCAGCTACACTAGTAGAAATGACTATTCAATATGACAAAAGACAGCTAAGTTTCTATGATGTGAGCTTAGTTGATGGATATAACCTCCCAGTTTCGGTAACAAGTTATAAGCCAGCATCATCAAAGTGCTTTATTAGAGGGTGCACCAAAAACTTGAAAGACACGTGCCCGATCGAACTTCAG GTTGTAAATGGTGAAGGGCAAGTGGTGGCGTGCAAAAGTGCTTGCTTGGGTTTCAATCTTGACTCGTTTTGTTGTAGGAACAAATATGAGAGTCCTGAAAAATGCAAGCCGAGTGTGTACTCGAGTTTGTTCAAGAAAGCTTGTCCCTCTTACGTTACGTATGCTTTCGATACGCCTTCGCCTGTGGTCAGCTGTTCATCCGATCAATTGGTTATAACTTTCTGTCCAGATAAATGGGGCACTGAACATTCGTCTGCTTGA
- the LOC129872901 gene encoding beta-glucuronosyltransferase GlcAT14B, which translates to MKKLKTYYLHLRHPTTIERKWIFPLAIGSIVSLFLLFLTTLTSPDGTPLLPLYRYYSSYSAANVFVESKLKPLPISTVPPPPRFAYLVSGSAGDGNMLKRTLQALYHPNNQYVVHLDAESSPEERLDLHNFVTNHPIFIKFKNVRMITKANLVTYRGPTMVANTLHAAAILLKEAGEWDWFINLSASDYPLVTQDDLLHTFSFLPRDLNFIDHTSKIGWKEFQRAKPIIVDPGLYATKKADVFWITQRRSVPTAFKLFTGSAWMVLSRPFIDFCIWGWDNLPRTVLMYYANFISSPEGYFHTVICNAQEFRNTTVNSDLHFISWDNPPKQHPHYLTIEDMQKMVDSNAPFARKFHKEDPVLDKIDSELLFRVKDRLVPGGWCIGSRKNGTDPCSVAGNITVLKPSSGAKRLEKLIGFLLSNDNFRPKQCI; encoded by the exons ATGAAGAAGTTGAAAACCTATTATCTGCACCTTAGACACCCAACAACAATCGAGAGGAAGTGGATCTTCCCACTTGCTATAGGTTCCATTGTTTCCCTTTTTCTGTTGTTTCTAACAACCCTAACCTCACCGGATGGAACTCCTCTTTTGCCCCTTTATCGCTACTATTCTTCTTATTCGGCGGCTAATGTATTTGTTGAATCGAAGCTTAAACCTTTACCTATATCTACTGTTCCTCCACCGCCTCGGTTTGCGTACCTGGTTTCGGGTTCTGCCGGCGACGGCAACATGCTGAAGCGCACCCTTCAAGCTCTTTACCACCCAAACAATCAGTATGTAGTGCATCTCGATGCTGAATCTTCACCTGAGGAGCGTCTCGATCTGCATAACTTTGTTACAAATCACCCAATTTTTATCAAATTCAAGAATGTCCGGATGATTACCAAAGCTAATCTGGTGACCTACCGCGGTCCTACTATGGTTGCTAATACCCTTCACGCAGCAGCCATTTTGCTTAAGGAAGCTGGGGAATGGGATTGGTTTATTAATCTCAGCGCGTCCGATTACCCACTTGTTACTCAAGACG ATCTGCTTCATACATTTTCGTTTTTGCCCCGGGATCTTAACTTCATTGATCATACAAGCAAAATTGGCTGGAAAGA GTTCCAAAGGGCAAAGCCAATTATTGTTGATCCGGGATTGTACGCAACTAAAAAGGCAGATGTTTTCTGGATTACACAGAGAAGAAGTGTGCCAACAGCTTTTAAGCTTTTTACTG GGTCAGCTTGGATGGTCCTTTCTCGCCCTTTCATTGACTTCTGCATATGGGGATGGGACAACTTGCCCAGGACTGTTCTTATGTACTATGCAAATTTCATCTCCTCTCCAGAAGGCTATTTCCATACTGTCATCTGTAACGCTCAGGAGTTCCGCAATACTACAGTAAACAGTGATCTTCACTTCATATCATGGGATAACCCTCCAAAGCAGCACCCTCATTACCTTACAATTGAAGACATGCAAAAGATGGTTGACAGTAATGCTCCTTTTGCTAGAAAGTTCCATAAGGAGGATCCCGTGCTTGACAAAATTGACTCTGAACTCCTATTTCGAGTTAAAGACAGGCTTGTTCCTGGTGGATGGTGCATTGGAAGTCGGAAGAATGGGACTGATCCTTGCTCTGTCGCAGGTAATATCACTGTCCTCAAACCTTCTTCAGGGGCAAAGAGGTTGGAGAAGTTGATAGGATTTCTTTTATCAAATGATAATTTCCGCCCCAAACAGTGCATATAG